A window from Ardenticatena maritima encodes these proteins:
- a CDS encoding type III pantothenate kinase, with translation MNEVQAMLLAVDIGNTHAKFGIFDENGALVADWRAVTDHDRTADEWGVLVERFLALRGYRLAELRHCIISSVVPPATAAVSEMVRRYLHTEPLIVSAEIDIGIPVQVPNPAEVGADRLVNAVAAVKRYGAPAIVIDLGTATTFDVVSPEGAYIGGVIAPGLQLSASALFSRAARLFKVDFVFPPRVIGNTSATAMQSGLMWGYASLIEGIVARITAELGAQPTVIATGGLAEAMAEHTACITVVDQALTVDGLYEIWKRHHGS, from the coding sequence GTGAACGAGGTGCAGGCCATGTTGCTGGCAGTGGACATCGGCAACACGCATGCCAAATTTGGCATTTTCGATGAAAACGGCGCGCTGGTCGCCGACTGGCGCGCCGTCACCGACCACGACCGCACCGCCGACGAATGGGGCGTGCTTGTCGAGCGGTTTTTGGCGTTGCGTGGGTATCGCCTTGCCGAACTGCGGCATTGCATCATCTCCTCGGTTGTGCCGCCTGCCACCGCCGCCGTGAGTGAAATGGTGCGCCGCTATCTGCACACCGAGCCGCTCATTGTCAGCGCCGAGATTGACATCGGTATTCCCGTACAAGTGCCCAACCCCGCCGAAGTGGGCGCCGACCGCCTGGTGAATGCCGTCGCAGCGGTGAAACGGTACGGCGCGCCCGCCATCGTCATTGACCTGGGCACAGCAACCACGTTCGACGTGGTGTCGCCCGAAGGGGCGTACATCGGCGGGGTGATTGCGCCCGGCTTGCAACTCTCGGCGTCGGCGCTTTTTTCGCGTGCGGCGCGCCTCTTCAAGGTGGATTTTGTCTTCCCGCCCCGTGTCATTGGCAACACCAGCGCGACCGCCATGCAAAGCGGGCTCATGTGGGGGTACGCCTCGCTGATTGAAGGCATTGTCGCGCGTATTACCGCCGAATTGGGTGCGCAACCGACTGTGATTGCCACCGGTGGGCTTGCCGAAGCCATGGCGGAACATACCGCCTGTATCACCGTTGTTGACCAGGCGCTGACCGTGGATGGGCTGTACGAAATCTGGAAGCGGCACCACGGCTCATGA
- a CDS encoding purine-nucleoside phosphorylase: MNEASFTFEDYRAIARWILERTPHRPRVGIIAGSGLGGLGDGLESAHVFPYGDIPQFPQSTVAGHAGRLVLGRLSNVPVVVMQGRFHFYEGHSMHRVTLPVRVMATMGIETLIVTNAAGGINPAFNVGDIMCINDHIFIPGMAGHHPLIGPNDDRLGPRFPDLSNAYSPTLRRLAHEVAAEQGIDLRDGVYVMVSGPSYETPAELRFLRAIGADAVGMSTVPEVVVARHQGVKVLGFSLITNKVITEPRESDEPMELHEEVVAIGNQRAAVLRELVRGIVARLGA; this comes from the coding sequence ATGAACGAAGCATCATTTACGTTTGAAGATTACCGCGCGATTGCCCGCTGGATTTTGGAACGCACGCCACACCGCCCCCGTGTTGGTATCATCGCCGGTTCAGGCTTGGGGGGCTTGGGCGATGGGTTGGAGAGTGCGCACGTGTTCCCCTACGGCGACATCCCCCAATTTCCGCAAAGCACCGTGGCGGGGCATGCCGGCCGCCTGGTGCTGGGGCGTTTGTCGAATGTGCCGGTCGTTGTCATGCAGGGGCGTTTTCACTTCTATGAAGGGCACTCAATGCACCGCGTGACGTTGCCCGTGCGTGTGATGGCGACGATGGGCATCGAGACGCTGATTGTGACCAACGCCGCCGGCGGTATCAATCCCGCCTTCAACGTGGGCGACATCATGTGCATCAACGATCACATTTTCATCCCCGGTATGGCTGGGCATCACCCGCTGATTGGTCCCAACGATGACCGCTTGGGACCCCGCTTCCCCGATTTGTCGAACGCGTACAGCCCCACCCTGCGCCGTCTGGCGCACGAGGTGGCCGCCGAGCAAGGCATTGACCTGCGCGATGGCGTCTACGTCATGGTGAGTGGTCCCAGTTATGAGACGCCCGCCGAACTGCGCTTTTTGCGCGCCATTGGCGCCGACGCGGTCGGGATGAGCACCGTGCCCGAAGTGGTGGTGGCGCGGCATCAGGGCGTCAAGGTGCTTGGGTTTTCGCTCATCACCAACAAAGTCATCACCGAACCGCGCGAAAGCGACGAACCGATGGAACTGCACGAAGAAGTGGTGGCGATTGGCAACCAGCGCGCCGCCGTCCTGCGCGAACTGGTGCGCGGCATTGTCGCGCGTTTGGGCGCATGA
- a CDS encoding ECF transporter S component, protein MRTNPRFIALAGVLTALVMVVTRFVVVPVGQGFFNFSDVAIYFIAFAFGPWMGLIAGGLGTALADISLGYASFAPLTFLAHGLQGFLAGYLYDRVHGAPLNKMLVGWLGGTIAMAGIYFVGEFFGAAFGWGGPAQATAEVVPNLLQNVGGGIVAIPLVILVQRAYPPLARFRANE, encoded by the coding sequence ATGCGTACCAATCCGCGTTTCATCGCGCTGGCTGGCGTCCTGACGGCGCTTGTGATGGTGGTCACTCGCTTTGTCGTCGTACCTGTTGGGCAAGGCTTCTTCAACTTTTCGGACGTGGCGATTTACTTTATCGCCTTCGCCTTTGGCCCCTGGATGGGCTTGATTGCGGGCGGTTTGGGCACAGCGCTGGCGGATATTTCGCTGGGCTACGCCTCATTTGCGCCGCTCACGTTCCTGGCGCACGGCTTGCAAGGCTTTTTGGCGGGCTATCTCTACGACCGCGTTCACGGCGCGCCGCTGAACAAAATGCTTGTTGGCTGGTTGGGCGGCACCATCGCCATGGCAGGCATCTACTTTGTGGGTGAATTTTTCGGCGCGGCGTTCGGCTGGGGTGGACCGGCGCAAGCCACCGCCGAAGTGGTGCCCAACCTGCTTCAAAACGTAGGCGGCGGCATCGTTGCCATTCCGCTCGTCATTCTTGTGCAACGCGCCTACCCGCCGCTGGCTCGGTTCCGCGCCAATGAGTGA
- a CDS encoding PH domain-containing protein, whose amino-acid sequence MGYIEELLGKDETILFETRQHPIVIARAVLVYGLLALGIFVVAIVLWQAQQNPSWLVLLLADAVVLARLALVLVAWNNERYIITNRRVLKVEGIFNKQVTDSSLEKVNDVVLEQSVLGRMLGYGDIHIITGSDIGVNHFERIHHPVRFKQAMLNAKTDLHTGASRTVEAAPRTLEDDVFAAIERLAELRQRGLITEEEFERKKAELLARL is encoded by the coding sequence ATGGGCTATATCGAAGAACTGTTGGGCAAAGACGAAACCATTTTGTTTGAAACACGCCAGCACCCCATTGTCATTGCGCGGGCGGTATTGGTGTACGGCCTGTTGGCGCTGGGAATTTTCGTTGTTGCGATCGTGCTCTGGCAAGCCCAACAAAACCCTTCATGGCTGGTCTTGCTCCTGGCAGATGCGGTTGTTCTGGCGCGGTTGGCGTTGGTGTTGGTGGCGTGGAATAACGAACGCTACATCATCACCAATCGGCGTGTGCTCAAAGTGGAAGGCATCTTCAACAAACAGGTGACGGACTCTTCGCTGGAAAAAGTCAACGATGTCGTGTTGGAACAATCTGTGCTGGGGCGCATGCTGGGCTATGGCGACATTCACATCATCACGGGAAGCGATATCGGCGTCAACCACTTTGAGCGCATTCATCACCCGGTCCGCTTCAAACAAGCCATGCTGAATGCCAAAACCGATTTGCACACGGGCGCCAGCCGCACAGTGGAAGCCGCCCCCCGCACACTTGAAGATGACGTTTTTGCAGCGATTGAACGCCTGGCGGAATTGCGCCAGCGCGGATTGATTACCGAAGAAGAATTCGAGCGCAAGAAAGCCGAGTTGCTGGCGCGTTTGTAG
- the guaB gene encoding IMP dehydrogenase produces the protein MRIRDQHALTFDDVLLVPRRSPVRSRRDVDTSTDLVRGIRMAIPIISANMDTVTESEMAITMARLGGLGVIHRFMTIERQVAEVLRVKRAENLVVEDPYRIAPTATVAEARRLMDEWGSGGLLVMDAEDNLLGILTTRDILFEDDETRPVAELMTPRERLVTAPPGTSLEEARKILHRAKVEKLPLVDENGRVHGLITAKDIVKRRQYPQATKDEKGRLRVGAAIGVKRGERERAEALIRAGADILVLDIAHGHSDNALDMLKWLRDTYGEDVRIMAGNVATAEGVRDLAEAGADAVKVGVGPGSICITRIVTGFGVPQLSAVIECSEAAREYGVPIVADGGIRTSGDLTKALAAGAQSVMIGSLFAGTRESPGRIVQRQGRRYKVTRGMASLGATMSRQDSAEIDIEQVVPEGVEAMVPYRGSVVDIVRQLVGGLRSGLSYAGAYTIPELQANAEFVPITLAGMQESKPHDVEVL, from the coding sequence ATGCGTATCCGAGACCAACATGCACTCACATTCGACGATGTTTTGCTTGTCCCACGTCGCTCACCCGTGCGCTCCCGCCGCGACGTGGACACGTCCACCGACCTGGTGCGCGGCATTCGGATGGCAATCCCCATCATCAGCGCCAACATGGATACCGTGACGGAAAGCGAAATGGCCATCACCATGGCGCGCCTGGGCGGTCTGGGCGTCATCCACCGTTTTATGACGATTGAGCGGCAAGTCGCCGAAGTGTTGCGCGTCAAACGTGCCGAAAACCTGGTTGTCGAAGACCCGTACCGCATCGCGCCCACCGCCACCGTCGCAGAAGCCCGCCGCCTCATGGACGAGTGGGGAAGCGGCGGTTTGCTGGTGATGGACGCCGAAGACAACTTGCTGGGCATCCTCACCACGCGCGACATTCTTTTTGAAGACGACGAAACCCGCCCCGTCGCGGAATTGATGACGCCGCGCGAGCGCCTTGTGACCGCCCCACCGGGAACCTCGTTGGAGGAAGCGCGCAAAATTTTGCATCGCGCCAAGGTGGAAAAATTGCCCCTGGTGGACGAAAACGGGCGCGTCCACGGCTTGATTACCGCCAAGGACATCGTCAAACGCCGCCAATACCCGCAGGCGACCAAAGATGAGAAAGGGCGTTTGCGCGTGGGCGCCGCGATTGGCGTGAAGCGGGGCGAGCGTGAACGCGCCGAAGCGCTGATTCGCGCCGGTGCGGATATCCTCGTGCTTGACATTGCGCATGGGCACAGCGACAACGCGCTCGACATGCTCAAATGGTTGCGCGATACCTATGGCGAAGACGTGCGCATCATGGCGGGCAACGTGGCGACCGCCGAAGGCGTGCGCGACCTCGCTGAAGCGGGGGCGGACGCCGTCAAAGTCGGGGTTGGTCCCGGTTCAATTTGCATCACGCGCATTGTGACGGGGTTTGGCGTGCCGCAACTCTCCGCCGTGATTGAATGCAGTGAAGCCGCGCGCGAATACGGTGTGCCCATCGTTGCCGATGGCGGCATTCGCACCTCAGGCGACCTCACCAAAGCCCTCGCCGCCGGGGCGCAATCGGTCATGATTGGCAGTCTCTTTGCCGGCACACGCGAAAGCCCGGGGCGCATCGTTCAGCGCCAGGGGCGGCGCTACAAAGTCACGCGCGGCATGGCCAGCCTGGGCGCAACGATGAGCCGCCAGGACAGCGCCGAGATTGACATCGAACAGGTGGTGCCCGAAGGCGTGGAAGCCATGGTGCCCTACCGCGGCAGTGTGGTGGACATTGTGCGCCAGTTGGTGGGGGGCTTGCGGAGTGGGCTGAGTTATGCCGGCGCCTACACCATCCCTGAGTTGCAAGCCAACGCCGAATTTGTGCCCATCACACTCGCGGGCATGCAGGAAAGCAAGCCGCACGACGTCGAAGTCTTGTGA
- a CDS encoding helicase C-terminal domain-containing protein encodes MGRIYVALDLETTGLDPENDRIIEIGAVKFRVADQPGEEDEILDTFQTFVNPYRKLARNTINLTGITQEDVADAPPLEAVLPDLEQFVGYYPVVGHNINFDLRFLQANGALQGAIGVDTFELAGILLPNAPRYSLGKLAEYLGIEFPTRHRALDDADMSRQLFLALWERAWRLPPDVLHAIVAVAQRSDWRLRSFFAAALRRQGVGEGGPRKVRELPPIPPALTFREGAPPVLDIARLEQFFAPDGPLAQTFETFEPRPQQVAMMKAVAQAFNRGQHLLVEAGTGTGKSLAYLLPAVEHAVQAQEPVIISTNTINLQEQLFHKDLPRLQQAFDKPFRIALLKGRANYICPRRFRDYLQRERFTEAEARLIARVLVWLPQTTTGDRSELLIQRDEQKYWPYICADQHACRSLGCGPHTDCFFYRARAQAQGAHIVVINHALLLADAAMDNAILPEHRYVIVDEAHHLEDRATEHFGGRIDAAETREFLRGLIAQPQHGAPGVFRALARLLREDKTVLPEEQKAPLRRLTEELMQGVQQAANHLDRMFESVELAIQPHTPRRGEYDAKIRLLPDIRETAAWHHAAQDAEEAADTLTRVMQGIDRLTSSLNMLIEDLDLDRWSLLLNMLYVTHTQLDTLALNLRRIVIAPDANDVCWVRVNTRWNRLELNRAPLHVGNMLSENLFGKRRSVVLTSATLQSDGGFQYIRDRLGVPHAAELAVGSPFNYREMALVYVATDLPEPNSPNYARALAQSVMDLARATQGRMLVLCTSKTQLRRLYEAVADPLAREEITVIAQYFDGSRHTLIEQFKVAERTVLLGTQSFWEGVDIPGEALSCLVITRLPFPVPSEPIIEARAETYENAFYQYTIPQTILRFRQGFGRLIRSQDDHGIVAIFDGRVASKAYGQHFLNALPECEIVYGPARDLPPLAERWLHPEKLFFK; translated from the coding sequence ATGGGACGTATCTACGTCGCGCTTGACCTTGAAACGACAGGCTTGGACCCCGAAAACGACCGCATCATCGAGATTGGAGCCGTCAAATTTCGCGTTGCCGACCAGCCTGGTGAAGAAGACGAAATCCTGGACACGTTTCAAACCTTCGTCAACCCCTACCGCAAACTCGCCCGCAACACCATCAACCTGACGGGCATCACCCAGGAAGACGTGGCCGACGCGCCGCCGCTTGAAGCCGTCCTGCCCGACCTGGAACAATTTGTCGGCTACTACCCCGTGGTGGGGCACAACATCAACTTCGATTTGCGTTTTCTGCAAGCCAATGGAGCGTTGCAAGGCGCTATTGGCGTTGATACGTTTGAATTGGCGGGCATTTTGCTCCCCAATGCGCCGCGCTATAGCCTGGGGAAGTTGGCTGAATATCTGGGGATCGAGTTTCCCACGCGCCACCGCGCCCTGGATGACGCCGACATGTCGCGCCAACTCTTTCTGGCGTTGTGGGAACGCGCCTGGCGCTTGCCGCCCGACGTTCTGCACGCCATCGTCGCTGTGGCGCAACGCAGCGATTGGCGCTTGCGCTCTTTCTTCGCCGCCGCCTTGCGTCGGCAAGGGGTGGGGGAAGGCGGTCCGCGCAAGGTGCGCGAACTGCCGCCCATTCCGCCCGCGCTCACCTTTCGCGAGGGCGCGCCGCCGGTGCTTGACATCGCCCGCCTGGAACAGTTTTTCGCCCCCGATGGACCACTGGCGCAAACATTCGAGACGTTTGAGCCGCGCCCTCAACAGGTTGCGATGATGAAAGCCGTGGCGCAGGCCTTCAACCGTGGGCAGCACCTGCTGGTGGAAGCCGGCACAGGCACAGGGAAATCGCTTGCCTACCTGCTACCGGCGGTTGAACATGCTGTGCAGGCGCAAGAACCGGTCATCATCTCCACCAACACCATCAATTTGCAGGAACAACTCTTCCACAAAGATTTGCCGCGCTTGCAACAAGCCTTCGACAAGCCCTTCCGCATTGCACTGCTGAAAGGGCGCGCCAACTACATCTGCCCGCGCCGCTTCCGCGACTACTTGCAGCGCGAGCGTTTCACCGAAGCCGAAGCGCGGCTCATCGCCCGCGTACTCGTCTGGTTGCCGCAAACCACCACAGGCGACCGCAGCGAACTGCTTATCCAGCGCGACGAACAGAAGTACTGGCCATACATCTGCGCCGACCAGCACGCCTGCCGCTCGCTGGGGTGTGGTCCGCATACCGATTGCTTCTTCTACCGCGCACGGGCGCAGGCGCAGGGCGCGCATATCGTCGTCATCAACCATGCCTTGCTGCTTGCCGACGCCGCGATGGATAACGCCATTTTGCCAGAACATCGCTACGTCATCGTAGATGAAGCCCACCACCTGGAAGACCGCGCCACCGAGCATTTTGGCGGGCGCATAGACGCCGCCGAAACGCGCGAATTTCTGCGCGGCTTGATTGCCCAGCCGCAACATGGCGCTCCCGGCGTCTTCCGCGCGTTGGCGCGGCTCTTGCGCGAAGACAAAACGGTGTTGCCCGAAGAACAGAAAGCACCCTTGCGCCGCCTGACCGAAGAACTCATGCAGGGCGTCCAACAAGCCGCCAACCACCTTGATCGCATGTTCGAATCGGTCGAACTCGCCATCCAGCCGCACACGCCGCGCCGTGGCGAATACGACGCGAAAATCCGCCTGCTGCCCGACATTCGCGAAACCGCCGCCTGGCACCACGCCGCGCAGGACGCCGAGGAAGCCGCCGACACGCTCACACGTGTCATGCAGGGCATTGACCGCCTGACCAGCAGCCTCAACATGCTCATCGAAGACCTGGACCTGGACCGCTGGTCGCTTCTGTTGAACATGCTCTACGTCACCCATACCCAACTGGACACATTGGCGCTCAACTTGCGCCGCATCGTCATCGCCCCCGACGCCAACGACGTCTGTTGGGTGCGGGTCAACACACGCTGGAACCGCCTCGAACTCAACCGCGCCCCTCTGCATGTGGGCAACATGCTCAGCGAGAACCTGTTTGGCAAGCGGCGCAGTGTGGTGCTCACGTCCGCCACCCTGCAAAGCGATGGCGGCTTCCAGTACATTCGCGACCGCCTCGGTGTTCCCCATGCGGCAGAATTGGCGGTTGGCTCGCCTTTCAACTACCGCGAAATGGCCTTGGTCTATGTGGCAACCGACCTGCCGGAACCAAACAGCCCCAACTACGCGCGCGCACTGGCGCAATCCGTCATGGATTTGGCGCGCGCCACACAAGGGCGCATGTTGGTGCTCTGCACCAGCAAAACGCAATTGCGCCGCCTCTACGAAGCCGTTGCCGACCCCCTCGCGCGTGAGGAGATTACCGTCATCGCGCAATACTTTGACGGCTCGCGGCATACGCTGATTGAACAATTCAAGGTGGCGGAGCGCACGGTCTTGTTGGGCACACAAAGTTTTTGGGAAGGTGTGGACATCCCCGGTGAGGCGCTGAGTTGTCTGGTCATCACACGCTTGCCGTTTCCGGTGCCCAGTGAGCCGATTATCGAAGCGCGTGCTGAAACCTACGAAAACGCCTTTTACCAGTACACCATCCCGCAAACGATTTTGCGCTTTCGCCAGGGGTTTGGGCGTCTCATTCGCAGCCAGGACGACCATGGCATTGTCGCCATTTTCGATGGGCGTGTGGCAAGCAAAGCCTACGGGCAACACTTCCTCAACGCCCTTCCTGAATGCGAAATCGTCTATGGTCCCGCCCGTGATTTGCCCCCCTTGGCGGAACGCTGGTTGCATCCCGAAAAATTGTTCTTCAAGTGA
- the argS gene encoding arginine--tRNA ligase, whose product MRLIHLQLQDILADALQAAMQSGALPEVAPEALPEIIVERPKRAEHGDFASPMALPLARPMRRAPRQIAEVIVAHLPDNELIASVELAGPGYINIRLNPGWLTKQVDRILQEGEAFADLDIGAGKTAQVEFVSANPTGPLTVGHGRGAVLGDTLASILQAVGWNVTREYYYNDAGRQMRVLGDSVRLRLLQLLGQEVEFPEDYYQGEYIIDIARDILNEYGSEAAEKDWQFFKHIAQDVIFADIRQTLERLNIHHDVYTNEATFYETGAIWDVLERLREKGYVYDKDGAVWFKATEFGADKDRVLVRSTGEPTYRLPDIAYHVNKLERGFDLIVDVLGADHIAEMPDVINAVYALGYTDAPQRIQPIFHQFVTLVRGGQAVKMSTRRANFVTLDELIDEVGPDAVRYFMISRSPNAQMEFDLELATQQSDENPVYYIQYAHARTAGILERQAPERGISFDPNADVSVLTHPSELALIREMLRLSDVLAHCAAELAPHHLTFYARELASTFNQFYRDCPVLTAEDEALVKARLKLVKAAQIALARTLHLLGMQAPSEM is encoded by the coding sequence ATGCGTCTTATTCATCTCCAATTACAGGACATTCTTGCCGACGCTCTTCAAGCCGCTATGCAAAGCGGCGCACTGCCCGAAGTGGCGCCTGAAGCGTTGCCCGAGATTATCGTCGAACGCCCCAAGCGCGCCGAGCACGGCGATTTCGCCTCGCCGATGGCGCTCCCGTTGGCGCGCCCCATGCGCCGTGCACCACGCCAGATTGCCGAAGTGATTGTCGCGCATTTACCCGACAATGAATTGATCGCCTCGGTCGAATTGGCCGGACCGGGCTACATCAACATCCGCCTCAATCCCGGCTGGCTGACGAAGCAGGTGGACCGCATTTTGCAAGAAGGCGAAGCCTTCGCCGACCTGGACATTGGCGCGGGCAAAACCGCCCAAGTGGAATTTGTCTCCGCCAACCCTACCGGTCCCCTGACAGTGGGACACGGGCGTGGTGCGGTGCTGGGCGACACGCTCGCCAGCATTTTGCAAGCGGTCGGCTGGAACGTCACTCGCGAGTACTACTACAACGACGCCGGCCGCCAAATGCGCGTGCTGGGTGATTCGGTGCGCCTGCGCCTGCTGCAACTGCTGGGGCAAGAGGTCGAATTTCCCGAGGATTACTATCAGGGCGAGTACATCATTGACATCGCGCGCGATATTCTCAACGAGTACGGGTCCGAAGCGGCGGAAAAAGATTGGCAATTCTTCAAACACATTGCGCAGGATGTCATTTTTGCCGACATTCGCCAGACGCTAGAGCGCCTCAACATTCACCATGATGTGTACACCAACGAAGCGACCTTCTACGAAACGGGCGCGATTTGGGATGTGCTCGAACGTCTGCGTGAAAAAGGCTACGTCTATGACAAAGACGGCGCGGTTTGGTTCAAAGCAACTGAATTTGGGGCGGACAAAGACCGCGTGCTGGTTCGTTCAACCGGTGAGCCGACGTACCGCCTGCCCGACATTGCTTATCACGTCAACAAACTGGAACGCGGCTTTGATTTGATTGTGGACGTGTTGGGCGCCGACCATATCGCTGAGATGCCCGATGTCATCAACGCGGTGTATGCGCTGGGGTACACCGATGCCCCCCAACGTATCCAGCCCATTTTCCACCAGTTCGTCACACTGGTGCGTGGCGGGCAAGCCGTCAAGATGAGTACGCGCCGCGCCAACTTCGTCACGCTGGATGAGTTGATTGACGAGGTCGGCCCCGATGCAGTGCGCTACTTCATGATTAGTCGCTCCCCGAACGCTCAAATGGAATTTGACCTGGAGCTGGCGACCCAACAATCGGATGAAAACCCCGTCTACTACATTCAGTACGCACACGCGCGTACAGCCGGGATTCTGGAACGCCAGGCGCCCGAACGGGGGATTTCCTTCGACCCCAACGCGGACGTTTCGGTGCTCACTCACCCTTCAGAATTGGCCCTCATCCGCGAGATGTTGCGCCTGAGCGATGTGCTGGCACACTGCGCCGCCGAACTCGCGCCGCACCACCTGACGTTTTACGCGCGCGAGCTGGCAAGCACCTTCAACCAATTCTATCGCGATTGCCCAGTGCTGACCGCCGAGGATGAAGCCCTGGTGAAAGCCCGCTTGAAACTGGTCAAAGCAGCGCAGATTGCGCTTGCACGCACGCTCCACTTGCTGGGCATGCAAGCCCCCAGCGAGATGTAA
- a CDS encoding ABC transporter ATP-binding protein has translation MSEQPAIALRDLTFAYPPLIHNGDPVRVYQGLSLQVEPGARVALLGPTGGGKTTLAYILAALAPHMTGGTLQGVARVNGRDVAHTPPAHMSTDVGLVFQSPDQQLFNMTVADEIAFGLEGLALPPDEIERRLAAILADVGLQGLEERPPWQLSGGQQKRLAIAAVLAMRPPILVLDEPLGGLDPVGRRTVMALLERLRTRHGVTILLIEQHAEFVARWADRVLVVADGRLRLDGTPREVFAHVHLLEAHGVPVPQMAALTARLRAHGLDVPLCLHVEEAAQALPAPRRVVAPPVPPARTAPPAVEIEHVSFAYEQETVPVPALQEVSCTLPQGQFVALVGANGSGKSTLARHLNGLLKPQQGRVRVMGHETHAHPVSFLARMVGYVFQNPDHQIFAPTVREEIAFGLRNLGVSASETARRVDDALQRFGLHVYADVPPAVLGYGLRRLVTVAAVWAMRPPIWVLDEPTTGLDAHYTAILADHMRRLHAEGHTILLITHDMALVGALAERVLVLHAGRLVADTTPRDLFIQHERLAEWGLEAPPLARLLAARRIPPPSPLTLDTVAALWATTP, from the coding sequence ATGAGTGAACAGCCGGCCATCGCTCTGCGCGATCTGACGTTCGCGTACCCGCCCCTGATACACAACGGCGACCCCGTCCGCGTGTATCAGGGGCTTTCGCTGCAGGTTGAACCCGGCGCACGTGTTGCCCTGCTCGGCCCTACGGGCGGCGGAAAAACCACGCTGGCGTACATTCTCGCCGCGCTTGCGCCCCATATGACAGGCGGCACCCTGCAAGGCGTGGCGCGCGTCAATGGGCGCGATGTGGCGCACACCCCACCTGCACACATGAGCACCGACGTGGGCTTGGTCTTCCAGTCGCCCGACCAGCAATTGTTCAACATGACCGTCGCCGACGAAATCGCGTTTGGGCTGGAAGGGCTGGCGCTTCCCCCGGATGAAATCGAACGCCGCCTTGCCGCAATCCTTGCCGATGTGGGGTTGCAAGGGCTGGAAGAACGTCCCCCGTGGCAACTTTCGGGCGGTCAGCAGAAGCGTCTGGCTATCGCCGCTGTGCTGGCAATGCGCCCCCCCATCCTCGTACTGGATGAGCCGCTCGGCGGACTTGACCCCGTGGGACGCCGCACGGTCATGGCGTTGCTGGAACGCTTGCGCACGCGGCACGGCGTCACCATTCTGCTCATCGAGCAACATGCTGAATTTGTGGCGCGCTGGGCGGACCGCGTGCTCGTTGTCGCCGATGGGCGGCTCCGGCTGGACGGCACGCCGCGCGAAGTCTTTGCCCACGTCCACCTGCTGGAAGCGCACGGCGTCCCCGTGCCGCAAATGGCGGCTCTCACCGCCCGCCTGCGGGCGCACGGGCTGGACGTGCCGCTCTGTCTCCATGTGGAAGAAGCCGCGCAGGCGCTTCCCGCCCCGCGCCGCGTGGTCGCGCCGCCTGTGCCGCCGGCGCGCACTGCACCCCCCGCCGTCGAAATCGAACACGTTTCCTTTGCCTACGAACAGGAAACCGTCCCCGTGCCCGCCTTGCAAGAAGTCTCGTGTACCTTGCCGCAAGGGCAATTCGTGGCACTCGTTGGTGCAAATGGAAGCGGCAAAAGCACGCTCGCCCGCCATCTGAACGGCTTGCTGAAACCCCAGCAGGGGCGTGTGCGCGTCATGGGGCACGAAACCCACGCGCACCCCGTCTCATTCCTGGCGCGCATGGTGGGCTACGTCTTCCAAAACCCCGACCATCAGATTTTCGCCCCCACCGTGCGCGAAGAAATCGCCTTCGGTTTGCGCAACCTCGGCGTATCGGCGTCCGAGACCGCCCGCCGCGTAGACGACGCCTTACAGCGCTTTGGCTTGCACGTCTACGCCGACGTGCCGCCCGCCGTGCTGGGCTACGGGCTTCGGCGGCTCGTGACGGTCGCCGCAGTCTGGGCAATGCGCCCCCCCATCTGGGTGCTTGACGAACCCACCACCGGGCTGGACGCCCACTACACCGCCATCCTCGCCGACCACATGCGCCGCCTGCACGCCGAGGGGCATACCATCCTGCTCATCACACACGACATGGCGCTGGTGGGCGCCCTGGCGGAGCGCGTGCTGGTCTTGCATGCGGGGCGTCTGGTTGCCGACACCACCCCGCGCGACCTCTTCATTCAGCATGAGCGGCTTGCCGAGTGGGGCTTGGAAGCCCCGCCGCTGGCGCGTTTGCTCGCTGCCCGCCGCATTCCGCCGCCGTCGCCGTTGACGCTTGACACTGTGGCGGCGTTGTGGGCAACTACGCCGTGA